The DNA segment ATACATTAGTCACATAGCAATCTATGATAACTATATTTTATAATGTTACAACAAAAATTGCAACTATAAAGGGTAATTTTTATTACCCTTTATTTTTTTTGATAATTTCTTCAGAAATTGATTTTGGTACTTCTTCATAGTGGTCGAATACCATTGAGTAAGTACCACGTCCTTGAGTTGAAGAACGTAAAGAAGTTGCATATCCGAACATTTCAGATAATGGTACTGAAGCACTTACTACTTGAGCATTACCACGAGCTTCCATACCTTCAACACGTCCACGACGTGAAGTGATATCACCCATGATGTCTCCTAAGTATTCTTCAGGCATAACAACTTCAACTTTCATGATTGGTTCTAAGATTACTGGGTTACATTTTTTAGCAGCTTCTTTAAGAGCTAATGATGCAGCAACTTTGAACGCCATTTCAGATGAGTCGACATCGTGGTATGATCCATCGAATAATTTAGCTTTAACGTCGATTAATTCGTATCCAGCTAATACTCCGTTTGCCATAGAGTCTTTAAGCCCTGCTTCTACAGCTGGGATGTATTCACGAGGAACAACCCCCCCAACGATAGCATTTTCGAACTCAAATCCTGCACCTGGTTCATTTGGAGTAAACTCAATCCATACGTCCCCGTATTGTCCACGTCCACCAGATTGACGAGTGAATTTACCTTGTACTTGTGCAGCTTGTTTGAATGTTTCACGGTAAGATACCATTGGAGCACCTACAGTACATTCAACTTTGAATTCACGACGCATACGGTCAACGATAATATCTAAGTGAAGCTCACCCATACCTGCGATGATAACTTGTCCAGTTTCTTCATCAGTTCCTGCGCGGAATGTCGGGTCTTCTTCTTGTAATTTTTGTAAAGCTGTAGACATTTTATCTTGGTCAGCTTTAGATTTTGGTTCAACTGAAAGTTGGATAACTGGTTCTGGGAATTCCATTGATTCTAAGATAACTTCGTTTTTCTCATCACAAAGTGTATCACCAGTTGTAGTATCTTTAAGACCAACAGCTGCTGCGATATCTCCAGCATATACTTCAGAGATTTCTTCACGAGTGTTAGCGTGCATTTGTAAGATACGTCCTACACGTTCACGTTTACCTTTTGTTGAGTTTTTAACGTATGATCCAGATGAAAGAATACCTGAGTACACACGGAAGAATGTAAGTTTCCCTACGAATGGGTCAGTCATAACTTTGAAAGCTAAGGCTGCAAATGGCTCTTCATCAGAAGAGTGTCTTTCGATTTCTTCATCTGTATCTGGGTTAGTACCTTTAATTGCTGGTACATCTAATGGAGATGGTAGATAAGCTACTACAGCATCTAGCATTGGTTGTACCCCTTTATATTTGAATGCAGATCCACATACTACTGGGAAGAATTCTACTGATAAAGTAGCTTTACGAATAGCAGCTTTAAGCTCATCTACTGTAATTTCTTCTCCACCTAAGTATTTTTCCATGAAGTCTTCATCGAATTCTGCAACAGCCTCGATTAATTTTTCACGGTATTCTTCGGCTTGATCTTGGTATTCAGCTGGGATTTCTTTTTCTACAAGATTTTCCCCAACGCTTCCTTCGTTATAGATAGCTTTCATTTCAACAAGGTCAATAACACCTTCGAATAAATCTTCAGCTCCGATTGGAAGTTGAATTGGGTGTGCATTAGCTTGTAATCTATCATGGATTGTTCCTACAGAATATAGGAAATCTGCTCCTGTTTTATCCATTTTGTTAACGAATACGATACGAGGAACTCCATAAGTTGTTGCTTGACGCCAAACTGTTTCTGTTTGAGGTTCAACACCTGATTGCGCATCAAGTACAGCAACTGATCCATCAAGTACACGAAGTGAACGTTCAACCTCAACAGTGAAGTCTACGTGTCCTGGCGTATCGATGATGTTAATACGGTGATTTTTCCATTGAGCAGTTGTTGCAGCAGATGTGATAGTGATACCACGTTCTTGCTCTTGTTCCATCCAGTCCATTTGAGCATTACCATCATGAGTATCCCCAATTTTATGGATTTTCCCAGTGTAGAACAAAATACGCTCTGTTGCAGTTGTTTTACCTGCGTCGATGTGAGCCATGATACCGATATTACGTGTATCTTTTAAAGAAAATGCTCTAGTCATGAGTCAATTTTCTCCTTTCATAATTTTTAAAGTTTTTGAGTAATTTGTCTTTTATAGTGAAAAACTCAAGCTATAAAATAGCTTGATATTCACCCTATAATTACCAACGATAGTGAGCAAACGCTTTGTTAGCTTCAGCCATTTTGTGAGTATCTTCACGTTTCTTAACAGCTGAACCAGTGTTATTTGCTGCGTCTAAAATTTCATTAGCTAAACGTTGTTCCATAGTTTTTTCTCCTCTTAAACGAGAATAGTTAACTAACCAACGTAGACCTAATGTTATTCTTCTTTCAGCGCGTACTTCTACTGGTACTTGGTAGTTAGAACCACCAACACGACGAGCACGAACTTCAAGAACAGGCATAATGTTGTTTAATGCTTCTTCGAAAACTTCCATAGCATCACGTCCTGATTTTTCTTTAATTAAATCAAACGAAGAATATAAAATTCTTTGTGCTGTACCGCGTTTCCCATCTAGCATTAATTTGTTAATCAATTTTGTAACTAATTTTGAGTTATAAATTGGATCTGGCAAAACATCACGTTTTGCAACTGGACCTTTACGTGGCATAGAATTTGCCTCCTTTCACAATATTCTTTATCAAATTTTATCTAATTATTTTTTCTCTTTTGGTTTTTTAGCACCGTATAGTGAACGTCCTTGTTTACGGTCGTTAACTCCTGCAGTATCTAAAGCTCC comes from the Gemella morbillorum genome and includes:
- the fusA gene encoding elongation factor G, whose amino-acid sequence is MTRAFSLKDTRNIGIMAHIDAGKTTATERILFYTGKIHKIGDTHDGNAQMDWMEQEQERGITITSAATTAQWKNHRINIIDTPGHVDFTVEVERSLRVLDGSVAVLDAQSGVEPQTETVWRQATTYGVPRIVFVNKMDKTGADFLYSVGTIHDRLQANAHPIQLPIGAEDLFEGVIDLVEMKAIYNEGSVGENLVEKEIPAEYQDQAEEYREKLIEAVAEFDEDFMEKYLGGEEITVDELKAAIRKATLSVEFFPVVCGSAFKYKGVQPMLDAVVAYLPSPLDVPAIKGTNPDTDEEIERHSSDEEPFAALAFKVMTDPFVGKLTFFRVYSGILSSGSYVKNSTKGKRERVGRILQMHANTREEISEVYAGDIAAAVGLKDTTTGDTLCDEKNEVILESMEFPEPVIQLSVEPKSKADQDKMSTALQKLQEEDPTFRAGTDEETGQVIIAGMGELHLDIIVDRMRREFKVECTVGAPMVSYRETFKQAAQVQGKFTRQSGGRGQYGDVWIEFTPNEPGAGFEFENAIVGGVVPREYIPAVEAGLKDSMANGVLAGYELIDVKAKLFDGSYHDVDSSEMAFKVAASLALKEAAKKCNPVILEPIMKVEVVMPEEYLGDIMGDITSRRGRVEGMEARGNAQVVSASVPLSEMFGYATSLRSSTQGRGTYSMVFDHYEEVPKSISEEIIKKNKG
- the rpsG gene encoding 30S ribosomal protein S7, translating into MPRKGPVAKRDVLPDPIYNSKLVTKLINKLMLDGKRGTAQRILYSSFDLIKEKSGRDAMEVFEEALNNIMPVLEVRARRVGGSNYQVPVEVRAERRITLGLRWLVNYSRLRGEKTMEQRLANEILDAANNTGSAVKKREDTHKMAEANKAFAHYRW